One Salarias fasciatus chromosome 22, fSalaFa1.1, whole genome shotgun sequence DNA segment encodes these proteins:
- the ncdn gene encoding neurochondrin, with protein sequence MADKAGDLPGKDAGGEERAERAEAGSGAGSEEAGRPPMTEAQRVVLERCIRALKEATKDSQTLAALLLITRLCPANDLDKDTLRRIFEAVGLSLPARLLVTAYRRSESSSLSPLDLLSLGTALLSALSTDSEMAEHPQLLTTVPILLGLVASGPMLEDPASGTEATSCGAASPGDAETGADGAAAASTASASKETRGGGGRLDEAMAADCYQVLMAVCASPRGPDHLLSRGAVPALCQAVERKQTLSREKGLRLLGGLLTGKTRERAWRKHTVELLGLLLRLCGDFAQASPDARLDSCSQLVRFLPTPVVAASSGELKEAVGRVWTALRPMVQSRLTAQMLGPVLVLSACLLDLYGWQPVGPPNFCCLLVNRACVEVRVGLEGPPGTELSSELQQTLAGCYRIMEAAFEQACCQRDAEPDAEPQSSGPSLSLQQSRQVFKVLEGGFAALMYYLQQVNAAQYDDPFVFATYRCVCLWLAEETSCLKEEVMALLPFLVGYARSHLQSAASGEQLAAWMELMSMDEDKDTWNGREALRYLLPALCHLSAEDKPRKVLLSLDVPALLVDFLSQSWSSLKEKSWAVPERNPSMESMCSTLLNFAVTEPDRVRSDPCFRVLEAHLSDALPQLVSKPGLLVLAANYCTLGLMMARLKTAPAGRIEAGQRRFFSMALRFLRTALDSSGAPGPVQVSATWKESWYEVAELWRLSLQALCACLREQPGLAALLREDGWLRHVLDTLQRCSALPDPQSQASLEEVLCAAARLCNVCREDVAEAVKSQTGALSSMSSLKKTLG encoded by the exons ATGGCTGATAAAGCAGGCGACCTGCCCGGGAAGGATGCGGGGGGAGAGGAGCGCGCAGAGCGGGCAGAAGCAGGCAGTGGAGCCGGATCGGAGGAGGCCGGAAGACCCCCCATGACCGAAGCCCAGAGGGTCGTCCTGGAGAGATGCATCCGAGCCCTGAAGGAGGCCACGAAGGACAGCCAGACCCTCGCTGCTCTCCTGCTG atcACTCGCCTGTGTCCGGCCAACGACCTGGACAAAGACACGCTGCGGCGGATCTTCGAGGCGGTGGGCCTCAGCCTCCCGGCGCGGCTCCTGGTGACGGCCTACAGGAGGAGCGAGAGCTCCAGCCTGTCGCCGCTCGACCTGCTGTCGCTGGGCACGGCGCTGCTGTCGGCCCTGAGCACCGACTCGGAGATGGCGGAGCACCCCCAGCTGCTCACCACCGTCCCCATCCTGCTGGGCCTCGTGGCCAGCGGCCCCATGCTGGAGGACCCCGCCTCCGGGACCGAGGCCACGTCCTGCGGCGCCGCATCGCCTGGAGACGCTGAGACGGGAGCCGACGGCGCCGCAGCAGCAAGCACAGCGTCCGCGTCCAAAGAAACTCGCGGCGGCGGTGGCCGTCTGGACGAGGCCATGGCCGCCGACTGCTACCAGGTCCTGATGGCGGTGTGCGCCTCGCCCAGGGGGCCGGACCACCTGCTGAGCAGGGGCGCCGTGCCGGCCCTGTGCCAGGCGGTGGAGAGGAAACAGACTCTGAGCCGCGAGAAGGGGCTGCGCCTGCTGGGCGGCCTCCTCACGGGGAAGACCCGGGAGCGGGCGTGGCGGAAGCAcacggtggagctgctgggcctgctgctgcggctgtgCGGGGACTTCGCCCAGGCGTCCCCGGACGCCCGGCTGGACTCGTGCTCGCAGCTGGTGCGGTTCCTGCCGACGCCGGTGGTGGCGGCGAGCAGCGGCGAGCTGAAGGAGGCGGTGGGCCGGGTGTGGACGGCGCTCAGGCCCATGGTGCAGTCCAGGCTGACGGCCCAGATGCTGGGGCCCGTCCTGGTCCTGAGCGCCTGCCTGCTGGACCTGTACGGCTGGCAGCCGGTCGGGCCGCCCAACTTCTGCTGCCTGCTGGTGAACCGGGCCTGCGTGGAGGTCCGGGTGGGGCTGGAGGGACCGCCGGGCACCGAGCTGAGctccgagctgcagcagacgCTCGCAG GTTGTTACCGGATCATGGAGGCGGCCTTCGAGCAGGCCTGCTGCCAGCGGGACGCCGAGCCGGACGCCGAGCCGCAGAGCTCGGGCCCGTcgctcagcctgcagcagagccGGCAGGTCTTCAAGGTGCTGGAGGGGGGCTTCGCCGCGCTCATGTActacctgcagcag gtgaACGCCGCTCAGTACGACGACCCCTTCGTCTTCGCCACCTACCGCTGCGTGTGCCTGTGGCTGGCCGAGGAGACGTCCtgcctgaaggaggaggtgatggcGCTGCTGCCCTTCCTGGTGGGCTACGCCCGCAGCCACCTGCAGAGCGCCGCCTCCGGCGAGCAGCTGGCCGCCTGGATGGAGCTGATGTCGATGGACGAGGACAAGGACACCTGGAACGGCCGCGAGGCTCTGAG gtaCCTCCTCCCGGCGCTGTGCCACCTCTCGGCGGAGGACAAACCCCGGAAGGTCCTGCTGTCCCTGGACGTGCCGGCGCTGCTGGTGGACTTCCTGTCTCAGAGCTGGAGCTCGCTGAAGGAGAAGAGCTGGGCGGTGCCGGAGCGGAACCCCAGCATGGAGAGCATGTGCTCCACCCTGCTCAACTTCGCCGTGACGGAGCCGGACAGGGTCAG GAGCGACCCGTGTTTCCGAGTGCTGGAGGCCCACCTGAGCGACGCCCTGCCCCAGCTGGTGAGCAAGCCCGGCCTGCTGGTGCTGGCGGCCAACTACTGCACCCTGGGACTGATGATGGCGAGGCTGAAGACGGCGCCTGCAG GCCGCATCGAGGCGGGTCAGCGGCGCTTCTTCTCCATGGCGCTCCGCTTCCTGCGCACCGCCCTGGACTCCAGCGGCGCGCCGGGCCCGGTGCAGGTGAGCGCCACCTGGAAGGAGAGCTGGTACGAGGTGGCGGAGCTGTGGCGGCTGAGCCTGCAGGCGCTGTGCGCCTGCCTGCGGGAGCAGCCGGGCCTGGCGGCGCTGCTGCGGGAGGACGGCTGGCTGCGCCACGTGCTGGacacgctgcagcgctgcagcgcgcTGCCCGACCCGCAGAGCCAGGCCtcgctggaggaggtgctgTGCGCCGCCGCCCGGCTCTGCAACGTCTGCCGGGAGGACGTGGCGGAGGCCGTGAAGAGCCAGACGGGGGCGCTGAGCAGCATGAGCAGCCTGAAGAAGACTCTGGGCTGA